The following coding sequences are from one Humulus lupulus chromosome X, drHumLupu1.1, whole genome shotgun sequence window:
- the LOC133803387 gene encoding uncharacterized protein LOC133803387, with amino-acid sequence MGAEAFPTATTLLHDDVDAPIVLGLQPSALVDHVARVDSSLLDQIPGERGGSIPVAFDELEHILKEVNTHFLSSQNESSSVKTLAGGSVANTIRGLSSGFGISCGILGACGDDQQGQLFVSNMNSRGVNLSRMRMKKGHTAQCVCLVDESANRTMRPCLSSAVKLQADELTREDFKGCKWLSLRYSIFNLEVIQAAIRIAKQEDLFVSLDLASFEMVRNFREPLLELLQSGNVDLCFANEDEATELIRGEETVGPEVALEFLAKHCKWAVVTLAANGCIAKHGKEVVQVPAVGETKAVDATGAGDLFASGFLYGLVKGLTLEECCKVGSCSGGSVIRSLGGEVTPENWHWMCKQMQIKDLPVPSTRI; translated from the exons ATGGGAGCCGAAGCCTTCCCCACTGCCACTACCCTCCTCCACGACGACGTTGACGCTCCTATTGTACTCGGACTACAGCCATCAGCTCTTGTCGACCATGTGGCCCGCGTTGATTCTTCCTTGCTTGATCAAATCCCCGGCGAACGTGGTGGCTCCATTCCT GTTGCATTTGACGAACTTGAGCATATACTCAAAGAGGTGAACACCCATTTTCTCTCGTCTCAAAATGAATCTTCGTCTGTAAAAACTTTAGCGGGGGGCAGTGTTGCCAATACCATTCGAGGGCTGAGTTCAGGGTTTGGAATCTCCTGTGGAATTCTTGGTGCCTGTGGTGATGATCAACAAGGACAGCTTTTTGTGAGTAATATGAACTCTCGTGGTGTGAACCTCTCAAGAATGAGGATGAAGAAGGGCCATACGGCTCAG TGTGTTTGCCTTGTTGATGAGTCGGCAAATCGTACAATGCGTCCCTGTCTATCTAGTGCTGTGAAACTTCAG GCAGATGAATTAACAAGAGAAGATTTTAAGGGCTGCAAG TGGTTGTCATTGAGGTACAGTATATTCAATTTGGAAGTGATTCAAGCTGCTATACGCATAGCCAAACAAGAGGATCTTTTTGTGTCCTTGGATTTGGCCAGTTTCGAG ATGGTTCGGAACTTCAGAGAACCTCTTCTAGAGCTACTTCAATCAGGGAATGTAGACCTTTGCTTTGCCAATGAGGATGAGGCTACAGAGCTGATAAG GGGTGAAGAAACAGTTGGTCCAGAGGTTGCGCTAGAATTTCTTGCCAAGCACTGCAAGTGGGCTGTGGTGACATTAGCCGCTAATGGGTGCATTGCAAAGCATGGAAAAGAG GTTGTCCAAGTTCCTGCCGTAGGGGAAACGAAAGCAGTTGATGCTACCGGAGCCGGTGACCTGTTTGCAAGTGGGTTTTTGTACGGACTTGTGAAGGGTTTAACACTAGAGGAATGTTGCAAAGTGGGCTCCTGCAGTGGTGGGTCTGTCATTCGATCTCTTGGGGGTGAGGTGACCCCTGAGAATTGGCACTGGATGTGCAAGCAAATGCAGATCAAGGACCTTCCGGTTCCTAGCACCCGCATATGA